A genome region from Flavobacterium sp. CFS9 includes the following:
- a CDS encoding ABC transporter ATP-binding protein, with the protein METILTIENLNKRYGRIQALKNVSFEIQKGHVYGILGPNGSGKSTTLGIVLNVVNRTSGNYTWFGGKVQTHEALKKVGAIIERPNFYPYMTAEENLKLVCKIKSINYSKISEKLDLVGLSERKDSKFSTFSLGMKQRLAIASALLNDPEILILDEPTNGLDPQGIHQIRDIIRKIASQGTTILLASHLLDEVEKVCSHVVVLRKGEILYSGTVDGMSANEGFFELQSDDNLALKTILGTHPAVEKITEEDGKILVYLHSDLSASELNLFLFSKNIALSHLVKRKNSLEAQFLELTKNAIIQNN; encoded by the coding sequence TTGGAAACCATACTTACTATCGAGAATCTTAACAAAAGATACGGGCGTATTCAGGCCTTAAAAAATGTATCTTTTGAAATACAAAAAGGCCACGTTTATGGCATCTTAGGACCTAACGGAAGCGGTAAATCGACCACTTTAGGAATTGTCCTGAATGTGGTGAACAGAACTTCAGGAAACTATACCTGGTTTGGAGGAAAGGTTCAAACCCATGAAGCACTAAAAAAAGTAGGCGCTATCATCGAAAGACCTAACTTTTACCCGTACATGACTGCCGAAGAAAACCTGAAACTGGTTTGTAAAATAAAAAGCATCAACTATTCTAAAATCAGTGAAAAACTTGATTTAGTTGGGCTATCCGAGAGAAAAGACAGCAAGTTCAGTACCTTTTCATTGGGAATGAAACAACGTCTGGCCATTGCTTCGGCACTTTTGAATGATCCCGAAATTTTAATTTTAGACGAACCTACAAACGGTTTAGATCCACAGGGAATTCATCAGATCAGGGATATTATCAGAAAGATTGCATCGCAAGGAACCACAATTTTACTGGCCTCTCACCTTTTGGATGAAGTTGAAAAAGTGTGTTCGCATGTAGTGGTTTTACGAAAAGGAGAAATTTTGTACTCCGGTACAGTAGACGGAATGTCTGCCAATGAAGGTTTCTTTGAACTTCAGTCTGATGATAATCTGGCACTGAAAACCATTTTGGGAACACATCCGGCAGTGGAAAAAATCACTGAAGAAGATGGTAAAATTCTGGTTTACCTGCATTCAGATTTATCCGCTTCGGAACTCAATCTTTTTCTATTTTCTAAAAATATTGCCTTGAGCCATTTAGTAAAACGCAAAAACAGCTTAGAAGCGCAATTTTTAGAATTAACCAAAAACGCCATTATCCAAAACAACTAA
- a CDS encoding ABC transporter permease, whose amino-acid sequence MNRLLSIELQKIWINKASRILTLTYFILLSFIALMASIKFDIGPFKFHLAEMGIFNFPFIWHFNTYVAALLKLFLAIVIVSMMANEYSYGTLKQNLIDGLSKKEFVLSKFLTVVLFALASTIFVFVMSVILGLCFSSYTEFDVIVMDLDYLLAFFVKLTGFFAFCLFLGILVKRSAFALGFLLVWSIIEGIAKGVLIFKIFPESSVGQTIMNFFPLEAMSNLIIEPFSRLSVIRSIGTQIGVENTKDYGVHYTSIIIVLIWTFLFVYFSYKLLKKRDL is encoded by the coding sequence ATGAACAGACTACTCTCTATAGAACTACAAAAAATCTGGATAAATAAAGCTAGTCGTATTTTAACGCTAACTTATTTCATACTGCTTTCTTTCATAGCCCTAATGGCTTCGATCAAATTTGACATAGGTCCTTTTAAATTCCATTTGGCAGAAATGGGTATTTTCAACTTCCCTTTCATTTGGCATTTCAATACTTATGTTGCGGCCTTACTTAAACTTTTCCTTGCAATCGTTATTGTCTCTATGATGGCCAATGAATACAGCTACGGAACTTTAAAACAAAACCTGATTGACGGTCTAAGTAAAAAAGAATTCGTTCTGTCCAAATTTCTTACAGTCGTACTGTTTGCATTAGCCTCTACCATTTTCGTATTTGTTATGAGTGTAATTCTTGGATTGTGCTTTTCATCCTATACCGAATTTGATGTGATTGTGATGGACTTGGATTACCTTCTCGCCTTTTTCGTAAAACTAACGGGCTTCTTCGCATTCTGTTTGTTTTTGGGGATTTTGGTAAAACGTTCCGCTTTTGCTTTAGGTTTTCTTTTGGTGTGGAGTATCATAGAAGGAATTGCGAAAGGAGTTCTGATCTTTAAAATTTTCCCTGAAAGTTCGGTGGGTCAAACGATCATGAATTTTTTCCCACTTGAAGCCATGTCCAATCTAATAATTGAGCCTTTTTCAAGATTATCAGTAATTCGTTCAATAGGGACACAAATAGGAGTAGAAAATACCAAAGATTATGGCGTACACTATACTTCGATTATAATCGTTTTAATCTGGACATTCTTATTTGTTTACTTCTCCTACAAACTATTAAAAAAGAGAGATTTGTAG
- a CDS encoding choice-of-anchor L domain-containing protein, translating to MNYFKILSLLYFVCLLSSKVNAQNISIDDTRTPDDLAKNVLINSACINVTSVNATGNPANTGKSYAYFNSGGGSFPFSGGIVLSTSPSTNASGPFIKSNSIGVTNDKWPGDSDLNQALNNNESKQATVLEFDFIALANSISFNYIFASNEYQTYYPCIYSDGFAFLIKEVGTSDPYKNLAVLPNTTTPVASTTVHTKIDPVFANGTNYPGCEPLNENFFNGYNTINSPINYAGQTVVMNAHTDVIPNKKYHLKLVIADDPTGQFNSAVFIEAGSFISRINLGSNRTIADKNPACFGEGILLDTHLDSNLYTFKWFKETTTDNYVEISPAETGSAYTVTTSGNYKVEATLTGTTCVATGKIKIEFAPEILSTNTSLVQCDDDTDGVSIFDLTKVANIVKNNVAETLNKGYYESLTDAQTKANPIPTPEKYNNKSQNQVIYVRLENQYGCSKIAEVTLQISNTAIASQNPFATCDGDDKQDGFYQFDLNTQVTPQLSTGLPPGITFSYFLNTNDALADTNTLPTIFKNTTAFTQTIYAKAVNGPDCYDILPVTLVVNTFDPPNFQDESIYLCKNEQITLSVASGFTSYLWNTGATSNSITANTVGDYSVLVKDVNGCEKTKKFKVILSEPALITGADTKDFSGDENSVLIQYTGVGNYEFSLDGSFFQDDPLFTNVRPGVYNVIARDKNGCGPSNQYQIYIADYPRFFTPNGDGYNDLWLIKNSDQLPAFKIFIFDRYGKLLKQLDKNTLGWNGQFNNQQLPSDDYWFSLQFTNGRIIKGHFSLKR from the coding sequence ATGAACTATTTTAAAATCTTATCACTACTCTATTTTGTGTGTTTACTCTCTTCAAAAGTAAACGCACAAAATATTAGTATAGACGATACCAGAACTCCTGACGATTTAGCCAAAAATGTTTTAATAAACAGTGCTTGTATCAACGTTACCAGTGTTAATGCAACCGGAAACCCCGCTAATACCGGCAAAAGTTATGCGTATTTTAATTCGGGAGGAGGCAGTTTTCCCTTTTCAGGAGGTATTGTTTTAAGCACATCACCAAGTACAAATGCTTCAGGTCCATTTATAAAATCAAACTCTATAGGCGTTACTAATGATAAATGGCCGGGTGACTCAGACTTAAATCAGGCCTTAAACAATAACGAGAGTAAACAGGCAACTGTTCTGGAATTTGATTTTATCGCTTTAGCCAATTCCATCAGCTTTAATTATATTTTTGCTTCAAACGAGTATCAAACGTACTATCCGTGCATCTATTCTGATGGTTTTGCTTTTTTAATAAAAGAAGTGGGCACTAGCGATCCTTATAAAAATTTAGCCGTCTTACCCAATACAACAACCCCTGTCGCTTCTACAACCGTTCATACTAAAATCGACCCCGTTTTTGCCAATGGCACCAACTATCCGGGATGCGAACCTTTAAATGAAAATTTCTTCAATGGCTACAATACCATTAATAGCCCCATAAATTACGCTGGACAAACTGTAGTTATGAATGCTCATACAGATGTAATTCCAAACAAAAAATACCACTTAAAACTAGTAATTGCTGACGATCCGACGGGGCAATTCAACTCTGCAGTTTTTATAGAAGCGGGGAGTTTTATCTCTAGAATAAATCTTGGATCCAACAGAACAATTGCCGATAAAAACCCGGCTTGTTTTGGAGAAGGCATTCTATTAGACACACATCTGGACAGCAATCTATATACTTTTAAATGGTTTAAAGAGACTACCACTGATAACTATGTAGAAATTTCTCCGGCAGAAACCGGTTCTGCCTATACTGTGACAACATCCGGCAATTATAAAGTTGAAGCCACACTAACCGGTACGACCTGTGTTGCCACCGGGAAAATTAAAATTGAGTTTGCGCCGGAAATTCTATCTACCAACACTTCATTAGTACAATGCGACGATGATACTGACGGAGTATCAATCTTCGACCTGACAAAGGTCGCTAATATCGTTAAAAACAATGTTGCCGAAACGCTGAACAAAGGATACTACGAATCATTAACGGATGCTCAGACTAAAGCAAATCCAATTCCAACTCCGGAAAAGTACAATAATAAATCCCAAAATCAGGTCATTTACGTCCGACTTGAAAACCAATATGGCTGTAGTAAAATTGCAGAAGTGACGTTGCAAATTTCCAACACCGCAATTGCCAGTCAAAATCCATTCGCGACTTGCGACGGAGACGACAAACAAGACGGATTTTATCAATTTGATTTGAATACACAGGTCACCCCTCAACTTTCGACAGGTTTACCTCCGGGTATCACTTTCAGTTACTTTTTAAACACCAATGATGCTTTAGCCGATACAAACACGTTACCTACTATTTTTAAAAACACTACTGCTTTTACCCAAACCATTTATGCAAAAGCTGTAAATGGACCAGATTGTTACGATATTCTTCCCGTAACTCTTGTTGTAAATACTTTTGATCCCCCAAATTTTCAAGACGAATCAATATATTTATGTAAAAACGAACAAATTACATTAAGCGTTGCGAGCGGTTTTACCAGCTACTTATGGAACACGGGAGCTACTTCGAACTCTATTACGGCAAATACAGTCGGAGATTATTCAGTACTTGTAAAAGACGTTAACGGCTGCGAAAAAACCAAAAAATTCAAAGTAATACTCTCCGAACCGGCACTTATAACCGGTGCAGATACAAAAGATTTCTCCGGTGATGAGAATTCTGTTTTAATTCAATACACAGGAGTTGGTAATTATGAATTTTCATTGGACGGAAGTTTTTTTCAGGACGATCCGTTATTCACTAACGTAAGACCAGGAGTTTATAATGTCATCGCAAGAGACAAAAATGGCTGCGGACCATCAAACCAATATCAGATTTACATTGCAGATTACCCGAGATTCTTTACTCCAAATGGAGATGGTTACAATGATTTATGGCTAATTAAAAATTCCGATCAGCTTCCGGCTTTTAAAATCTTCATTTTTGATCGTTATGGAAAACTACTCAAACAATTGGATAAAAACACTCTGGGCTGGAACGGCCAGTTTAATAACCAGCAATTACCATCAGATGACTATTGGTTCAGCCTTCAATTTACGAATGGCAGAATTATTAAAGGCCATTTTAGTCTAAAAAGATAA
- the typA gene encoding translational GTPase TypA, producing MESIRNIAIIAHVDHGKTTLVDKIMYHCQLFRDNENTGDLILDNNDLERERGITITSKNVSVQYKGTKINIIDTPGHADFGGEVERVLNMADGVCLLVDAFEGPMPQTRFVLQKAIDLGLKPCVVINKVDKENCTPEEVHEKVFDLMFELGATEEQLDFPTVYGSAKNNWMSDDWKNQTANIEPLLDMVIGNVPAPKVSEGTPQMLITSLDFSSFTGRIAIGRLERGVLKEGMPISLVKRDGKIIKSRIKELHTFEGLGRRKVEQVIAGDICAIVGVEGFEIGDTIADFENPEALQTIAIDEPTMSMLFTINDSPFFGKEGKFVTSRHIRERLTKELEKNLAMKVGETDSADKFMVFGRGVLHLSVLIETMRREGYELQIGQPQVIIKEIDGTKCEPIEELTIDLPENLSGRAVEFVTIRKGEMLSMEGKGDRMIIKFNIPSRGIIGLRNQLLTATAGEAIMAHRFIGYEPYKGEIPGRNNGSLISMENGKAIPYSIDKLQDRGKFFVDPNEDIYEGQVIGENTRSDDMTVNVTKTKKLSNVRSSGADDKARIIPAIKFSLEEALEYIQKDEYVEVTPKSLRLRKIYLTETDRKRFKI from the coding sequence ATGGAATCTATTAGAAACATTGCAATTATTGCCCACGTCGATCACGGTAAAACCACTTTGGTTGATAAAATTATGTATCACTGTCAATTATTTCGTGACAACGAAAACACAGGTGATTTAATTCTTGATAATAACGATTTAGAGCGTGAGAGAGGTATTACTATTACTTCAAAGAACGTATCAGTTCAATATAAAGGAACAAAAATCAATATTATTGACACTCCTGGCCACGCGGATTTTGGAGGTGAAGTAGAACGTGTATTGAACATGGCCGATGGTGTATGTTTGCTAGTGGATGCTTTTGAAGGTCCAATGCCACAAACTCGTTTCGTATTGCAAAAAGCGATTGACTTAGGTCTTAAGCCTTGCGTAGTTATTAATAAAGTGGACAAAGAAAACTGTACTCCTGAAGAAGTTCATGAAAAAGTTTTTGATCTAATGTTTGAATTAGGAGCTACTGAAGAGCAATTGGATTTCCCAACTGTTTACGGTTCTGCTAAAAACAACTGGATGTCTGATGATTGGAAAAACCAAACAGCGAACATCGAGCCTTTATTAGACATGGTTATTGGTAATGTTCCTGCTCCTAAAGTTTCTGAAGGAACTCCACAGATGTTGATTACTTCTTTAGATTTCTCTTCATTTACAGGTCGTATCGCTATTGGTCGTCTTGAAAGAGGTGTTTTAAAAGAAGGTATGCCAATTTCCTTGGTAAAAAGAGACGGAAAAATTATAAAATCAAGAATTAAAGAATTACATACATTCGAAGGTTTAGGCCGTAGAAAAGTAGAGCAGGTTATCGCCGGTGATATCTGTGCTATTGTTGGAGTTGAAGGTTTTGAAATTGGAGATACAATCGCTGATTTTGAGAATCCTGAAGCTTTACAGACTATTGCAATTGATGAGCCGACAATGAGTATGTTGTTCACTATTAACGATTCACCTTTCTTTGGTAAAGAAGGTAAATTTGTTACTTCACGACACATCAGAGAGAGATTGACTAAAGAGTTAGAGAAAAACTTGGCGATGAAAGTTGGAGAAACTGATTCTGCTGATAAATTCATGGTTTTTGGTCGTGGTGTATTACACTTATCTGTTCTTATAGAAACAATGAGAAGAGAAGGTTACGAATTACAAATTGGTCAGCCACAGGTTATCATCAAAGAAATTGATGGTACAAAATGTGAGCCGATTGAGGAATTAACAATCGATTTGCCGGAGAATCTTTCAGGTAGAGCAGTTGAATTCGTTACTATTCGTAAAGGTGAAATGCTAAGTATGGAAGGTAAAGGAGATCGTATGATTATTAAATTTAATATTCCTTCTCGTGGAATTATTGGTTTAAGAAATCAATTGCTTACCGCTACTGCCGGTGAAGCTATTATGGCACACCGTTTCATAGGGTATGAACCATACAAAGGAGAAATTCCTGGACGTAACAACGGTTCATTAATTTCTATGGAGAACGGAAAAGCAATTCCTTATTCTATCGATAAATTACAGGATCGTGGTAAGTTTTTCGTTGATCCTAACGAAGATATTTATGAAGGTCAGGTTATTGGAGAGAACACTCGTAGCGACGATATGACTGTTAACGTTACTAAAACGAAAAAACTTTCTAACGTACGTTCTTCAGGAGCTGATGATAAAGCAAGAATTATCCCTGCTATCAAATTCTCTTTAGAAGAAGCTTTAGAGTATATTCAGAAAGATGAGTATGTAGAGGTAACTCCAAAATCACTTCGTTTAAGAAAAATTTATTTGACTGAAACTGACAGAAAAAGATTTAAAATCTAA
- a CDS encoding PAS domain-containing protein — translation MKSKTLQITLVYIIISLFVAIICHKLLTTYFSKSDYYTVFFLKDIFFILTTALFFKYILSKNEKKNIAIFKKLKETNEEIKESNEKYDIVAKATSDTIWDWKIQEDSINWNKGIENVFGYNPAEVGKTSKWWFDKIHPEDSIRMSIKLYSFIEQKTEKWQDQYRFKCADGSYKYVLDRGFLLKDENGRAIRMIGAIQDITKQKEEEQRLRLLETVITQSKDSILITEANSPDRKIPKIVYVNPAFSQMSGYMSSEIIGKSPNIFKGPKSDSEELKKLLRAIKNEEECLIETITYTKSKEEYWVRFSMIPIFNTEGIISHWISIQRDITDEKKLETEKEHLIRELTQNNKDLKQFSYITSHNLRAPLSNLIGLLNLIEDIPVENEELEEILSGFTKSTHLLNETINDLVKVIIIKDNPSMQKEEVSLQEVFENVFNQLSFQIELHKPIIKLKFDKVPLLNTNKAYIESILLNLLTNSIKYKSENRKLKISITADQIDQKAVLTFKDNGIGIDLERNRDKVFGLYQRFHNYPDSKGLGLYLVKSQVETMGGTISIDSEVNKGTTFTITFKN, via the coding sequence ATGAAAAGTAAAACTCTACAAATTACTCTGGTTTATATTATCATATCGTTATTTGTGGCAATCATCTGCCATAAATTACTTACAACTTACTTTTCAAAGAGCGATTACTACACTGTTTTTTTTTTAAAGGACATTTTTTTCATACTCACTACCGCACTGTTTTTCAAATACATACTCTCTAAAAACGAGAAAAAAAACATTGCTATTTTCAAAAAACTAAAGGAAACAAACGAAGAAATAAAGGAATCGAACGAAAAATATGACATTGTAGCAAAAGCAACAAGTGATACCATTTGGGATTGGAAAATTCAGGAAGACAGCATCAATTGGAACAAAGGAATAGAAAACGTTTTTGGGTACAATCCGGCAGAAGTTGGAAAAACATCCAAATGGTGGTTTGACAAGATTCATCCCGAAGACAGCATCAGAATGTCTATCAAATTATACTCTTTTATAGAACAAAAAACAGAAAAATGGCAAGACCAGTATCGTTTTAAATGTGCCGACGGAAGTTACAAATATGTTCTGGACAGAGGTTTTCTGCTAAAAGATGAAAACGGAAGAGCCATCAGAATGATTGGAGCCATCCAGGACATCACCAAACAAAAGGAAGAAGAACAGCGTTTAAGACTTTTAGAAACTGTAATTACACAATCTAAAGATTCCATATTAATAACAGAAGCCAATTCTCCGGATCGAAAAATACCAAAAATTGTTTACGTTAATCCCGCTTTTTCACAAATGTCAGGATACATGTCAAGTGAAATAATTGGAAAATCACCCAATATCTTCAAAGGCCCAAAATCCGATTCAGAAGAATTAAAAAAACTCTTAAGAGCTATAAAAAATGAAGAAGAATGCTTAATTGAGACTATAACCTATACCAAATCAAAAGAAGAATACTGGGTAAGATTCTCCATGATTCCTATTTTTAACACCGAAGGCATCATTTCACACTGGATTTCCATTCAGAGAGACATTACCGATGAGAAGAAACTGGAGACCGAAAAAGAACACTTAATTAGAGAATTAACTCAAAATAACAAAGACTTAAAGCAATTCTCCTACATCACCTCACACAATTTACGTGCGCCGTTATCCAATTTGATCGGACTATTAAATCTTATTGAGGACATACCTGTCGAAAACGAAGAGCTCGAAGAAATTCTGTCCGGTTTTACGAAATCAACACATTTGTTAAACGAAACCATCAACGACTTAGTAAAAGTAATCATCATCAAAGACAACCCTTCCATGCAAAAAGAGGAAGTCTCTCTACAGGAAGTTTTTGAGAATGTATTCAACCAACTATCGTTTCAAATCGAACTGCACAAACCCATTATCAAACTCAAATTCGATAAAGTTCCGTTGCTGAACACAAACAAAGCCTATATCGAAAGCATTTTACTAAACCTACTCACCAATTCCATAAAATACAAATCAGAAAACAGAAAACTAAAAATATCCATTACAGCAGACCAAATCGACCAAAAAGCAGTTCTAACTTTCAAAGACAACGGAATTGGAATTGATTTAGAAAGAAACCGCGACAAAGTCTTTGGACTATACCAACGATTCCATAACTACCCCGACAGTAAAGGACTGGGTTTGTATCTTGTAAAATCGCAAGTCGAAACCATGGGAGGAACCATCAGTATTGATAGTGAAGTCAACAAAGGCACTACATTTACAATAACATTCAAAAACTAA
- a CDS encoding response regulator, translating to MLEQILCIDDDPITLMLCKKVISKSSFSKEIITAQNGEEALHHFNTLKYTNNKNKANKKPELIFLDLNMPVMGGWEFLDHFTSPAYKEFNTANVIILSSTIDPEDLAKAKKYPIIIDFLSKPITLPMLEYLKKKIGI from the coding sequence ATGCTCGAGCAAATTTTATGTATAGACGATGATCCAATCACGTTGATGTTATGCAAAAAAGTAATTTCGAAATCGTCATTCTCAAAAGAAATCATCACAGCTCAGAATGGCGAGGAAGCATTGCACCATTTCAATACACTTAAATACACCAACAACAAAAACAAAGCAAACAAGAAACCGGAACTGATTTTTTTAGATTTAAATATGCCCGTAATGGGCGGTTGGGAATTTCTGGATCATTTTACCTCTCCGGCTTACAAAGAATTCAATACCGCAAACGTAATCATCCTCTCCTCTACTATCGATCCTGAGGATCTGGCCAAAGCTAAAAAATACCCCATTATAATCGATTTCCTTTCAAAACCAATTACTCTGCCAATGCTGGAGTATCTTAAAAAGAAAATCGGAATCTAA
- the rpsT gene encoding 30S ribosomal protein S20, translating to MANHKSALKRIRSNEKRRVLNRYQHKTTRNAIKALRLATDKADASSKLSTVISMIDKLAKKNIIHDNKASNLKSKLTKHVAKL from the coding sequence ATGGCAAATCATAAGTCAGCATTAAAAAGAATCAGAAGCAACGAAAAAAGAAGAGTTCTTAACAGATACCAGCATAAAACTACTCGTAATGCTATTAAAGCGTTAAGATTAGCTACTGATAAAGCTGATGCATCTTCTAAATTATCAACTGTAATCTCTATGATTGATAAGTTAGCTAAAAAGAACATCATCCATGATAATAAAGCTTCTAACTTGAAGTCTAAATTAACTAAACATGTTGCTAAATTGTAA
- the proS gene encoding proline--tRNA ligase, with protein sequence MSKNLTTRSEDYSKWYNELVVKADLAENSGVRGCMVIKPYGYAIWEKMQAELDRMFKETGHQNAYFPLFVPKSMFEAEEKNAEGFAKECAVVTHYRLKNDPEKPGKLIVDPNARLEEELIVRPTSEAIIWSTYKGWVQSYRDLPLLINQWANVVRWEMRTRLFLRTAEFLWQEGHTAHATKAEALEESEKMMHVYADFAENFMAIPVVKGFKTETERFAGADETYCIEALMQDGKALQAGTSHFLGQNFAKAFDVKFANAEGKQEHVWGTSWGVSTRLMGALIMTHSDDQGLVLPPNLAPIQVVIVPIYKTDEQLAEITAAVNELTAKLRKLKISVKYDDRTTQKPGFKFAEWELKGVPVRIAVGPKDLENGTFEVARRDTLTKEVVSSGEIVNHINDLLEQIQIDLFNRALNYRDTHITEVNSFEEFKEVLEGKGGFVSAHWDGTAATEEKIKDLTKATIRCIPLDAVEEAGTCVFTGNPSSKRVLFAKAY encoded by the coding sequence ATGAGTAAGAACCTCACTACAAGATCAGAAGATTATTCAAAATGGTATAACGAGCTGGTTGTAAAAGCAGATCTAGCTGAAAATTCAGGAGTTAGAGGATGTATGGTTATTAAACCTTACGGATATGCTATATGGGAAAAAATGCAGGCGGAACTGGATCGAATGTTTAAAGAAACAGGACATCAGAATGCGTATTTTCCTTTATTTGTGCCTAAGAGCATGTTTGAAGCGGAAGAGAAAAATGCAGAAGGATTTGCGAAGGAGTGTGCCGTTGTAACACATTATAGATTAAAGAATGATCCGGAAAAACCCGGAAAGTTGATTGTAGATCCAAATGCGAGGCTGGAGGAAGAACTTATTGTTCGTCCAACGAGTGAAGCTATTATTTGGTCTACTTATAAGGGCTGGGTTCAGTCTTATAGAGATTTGCCTTTGTTGATTAATCAGTGGGCGAATGTAGTGCGTTGGGAAATGCGTACCCGTTTGTTTTTAAGAACCGCTGAGTTCTTGTGGCAGGAAGGGCATACGGCTCATGCTACAAAAGCGGAAGCGTTAGAGGAATCTGAAAAAATGATGCATGTGTATGCTGATTTTGCGGAAAATTTCATGGCAATTCCGGTTGTAAAAGGATTTAAAACCGAAACAGAACGTTTTGCAGGTGCTGATGAAACGTATTGTATTGAAGCTTTGATGCAGGATGGAAAAGCATTGCAGGCAGGAACTTCTCACTTTTTAGGGCAGAACTTTGCTAAAGCATTCGATGTTAAGTTTGCTAATGCAGAAGGAAAACAAGAGCATGTTTGGGGAACTTCATGGGGAGTTTCGACTCGTTTGATGGGAGCGTTGATTATGACGCATTCTGATGATCAGGGGTTGGTATTACCTCCAAATTTAGCACCAATACAAGTGGTGATTGTGCCAATTTATAAAACAGATGAGCAATTGGCTGAAATTACGGCTGCAGTTAATGAATTGACGGCTAAATTAAGAAAACTGAAGATTTCGGTTAAATATGACGACCGGACTACTCAGAAGCCGGGATTTAAGTTTGCAGAATGGGAATTGAAAGGGGTGCCGGTTAGAATCGCTGTTGGACCAAAGGATTTAGAAAATGGAACTTTTGAAGTTGCGAGACGTGATACGCTGACTAAAGAGGTTGTTTCTAGTGGTGAAATTGTGAATCATATAAATGATCTTTTGGAGCAGATTCAGATTGATTTATTTAATAGAGCATTGAACTATCGAGATACCCATATTACGGAAGTGAATAGCTTTGAGGAGTTTAAAGAAGTTCTGGAAGGAAAAGGTGGTTTTGTGTCGGCTCATTGGGATGGTACTGCGGCTACTGAAGAGAAGATAAAAGACCTGACAAAAGCGACGATTCGCTGCATTCCTTTGGATGCTGTTGAAGAGGCGGGAACCTGTGTGTTTACTGGGAATCCATCTTCTAAAAGAGTGCTTTTTGCTAAGGCATATTAA